The following are encoded together in the Ovis aries strain OAR_USU_Benz2616 breed Rambouillet chromosome X, ARS-UI_Ramb_v3.0, whole genome shotgun sequence genome:
- the CETN2 gene encoding centrin-2 isoform X3, with amino-acid sequence MASTTQRKRMSPKPELTEEQKQEIREAFDLFDADGTGTIDVKELKVAMRALGFEPKKEEIKKMISEIDKEGTGKMNFSDFLTVMTQKMSEKDTKEEILKAFKLFDDDETGKISFKNLKRVAKELGENLSDEELQEMIDEADRDGDGEVNEQEFLRIMKKTSLY; translated from the exons ATGGCATCGACTACCCAGCGAAAAAGGATGAGTCCTAAACCTGAGCTTACCGAAGAGCAGAAACAGGAAATTCGAGAAGCCTTTGATCTCTTTGATGCTGATGGAACTGGGACAATTGATGTTAAGGAACTTAAG GTGGCAATGAGGGCCCTGGGCTTTgaaccaaaaaaagaagagatcaAGAAAATGATAAGCGAAATTGATAAGGAAGGGACAGGAAAAATGAACTTTAGTGACTTTTTAACTGTGATGACTCAGAAAATG TCTGAGAAGGATACCAAAGAAGAAATCTTGAAAGCCTTCAAGCTCTTTGATGATGATGAGACTGGGAAGATATCATTCAAAAACCTCAAACGTGTGGCCAAGGAGTTGGGTGAGAACCTCTCTGACGAGGAGCTGCAG GAAATGATTGATGAAGCTGATCGAGATGGAGACGGAGAAGTCAATGAGCAGGAGTTCCTGCGCATTATGAAGAAGACGAGCCTTTATTAA
- the CETN2 gene encoding centrin-2 isoform X2: MQASNFKKANMASTTQRKRMSPKPELTEEQKQEIREAFDLFDADGTGTIDVKELKVAMRALGFEPKKEEIKKMISEIDKEGTGKMNFSDFLTVMTQKMSEKDTKEEILKAFKLFDDDETGKISFKNLKRVAKELGENLSDEELQEMIDEADRDGDGEVNEQEFLRIMKKTSLY, translated from the exons ATGCAG GCCTCTAACTTTAAGAAGGCAAACATGGCATCGACTACCCAGCGAAAAAGGATGAGTCCTAAACCTGAGCTTACCGAAGAGCAGAAACAGGAAATTCGAGAAGCCTTTGATCTCTTTGATGCTGATGGAACTGGGACAATTGATGTTAAGGAACTTAAG GTGGCAATGAGGGCCCTGGGCTTTgaaccaaaaaaagaagagatcaAGAAAATGATAAGCGAAATTGATAAGGAAGGGACAGGAAAAATGAACTTTAGTGACTTTTTAACTGTGATGACTCAGAAAATG TCTGAGAAGGATACCAAAGAAGAAATCTTGAAAGCCTTCAAGCTCTTTGATGATGATGAGACTGGGAAGATATCATTCAAAAACCTCAAACGTGTGGCCAAGGAGTTGGGTGAGAACCTCTCTGACGAGGAGCTGCAG GAAATGATTGATGAAGCTGATCGAGATGGAGACGGAGAAGTCAATGAGCAGGAGTTCCTGCGCATTATGAAGAAGACGAGCCTTTATTAA
- the CETN2 gene encoding centrin-2 isoform X1, protein MGSEATRAGRWELRRVGVYVGCRNNGKWNPSGMASNFKKANMASTTQRKRMSPKPELTEEQKQEIREAFDLFDADGTGTIDVKELKVAMRALGFEPKKEEIKKMISEIDKEGTGKMNFSDFLTVMTQKMSEKDTKEEILKAFKLFDDDETGKISFKNLKRVAKELGENLSDEELQEMIDEADRDGDGEVNEQEFLRIMKKTSLY, encoded by the exons ATGGGGAGCGAGGCCACGCGCGCGGGGCGGTGGGAACTGCGCAGAGTCGGTGTGTACGTCGGTTGCCGTAACAACGGGAAGTGGAATCCATCCGGGATG GCCTCTAACTTTAAGAAGGCAAACATGGCATCGACTACCCAGCGAAAAAGGATGAGTCCTAAACCTGAGCTTACCGAAGAGCAGAAACAGGAAATTCGAGAAGCCTTTGATCTCTTTGATGCTGATGGAACTGGGACAATTGATGTTAAGGAACTTAAG GTGGCAATGAGGGCCCTGGGCTTTgaaccaaaaaaagaagagatcaAGAAAATGATAAGCGAAATTGATAAGGAAGGGACAGGAAAAATGAACTTTAGTGACTTTTTAACTGTGATGACTCAGAAAATG TCTGAGAAGGATACCAAAGAAGAAATCTTGAAAGCCTTCAAGCTCTTTGATGATGATGAGACTGGGAAGATATCATTCAAAAACCTCAAACGTGTGGCCAAGGAGTTGGGTGAGAACCTCTCTGACGAGGAGCTGCAG GAAATGATTGATGAAGCTGATCGAGATGGAGACGGAGAAGTCAATGAGCAGGAGTTCCTGCGCATTATGAAGAAGACGAGCCTTTATTAA